One genomic region from Candidatus Binatia bacterium encodes:
- a CDS encoding alkaline phosphatase family protein gives MRTLRYKGPFLALALAVAAVPVRSQTGDIHKIRHIVIIMQENRSFDSYFGTYPGADGIPMKDGVPTVCVPDPRGGNCVQPYHDADDLNRGAPHSMHAARADIDGGRMDGFIDQAEHGRRVCRDPNAPNCPGSTEIMGYHDAREIPNYWRYAHDYVLQDHLFQPNASWSLPQHLFMVSEWSASCSQIGDPMSCTNELQSPDYPRDFDPRNERAHPPGRPDYAWTDITYLLHQRGVSWAYYVMAGTEPDCANDMDACAAVPQKAKTPGIWNVLPSFDTVKRDGELGNVRDLRDFYVAAANGTLPSVVWICPAAPYSEHPPALVSRGQAYVTGLIDAIMRSPDWKSTAIFLSWDDWGGFYDHVAPPTVDENGYGIRVPGLVISPYARRGFVDHQTLSHDAYVKFIEDDFLGGSRIDPATDGRPDRRPTVRENVSILGDLRRDFDFTQRPRLPEVLPGGIVWNGTL, from the coding sequence GTGCGAACCTTGCGGTATAAAGGGCCGTTCCTCGCGCTGGCGCTCGCCGTCGCGGCGGTCCCGGTGCGCTCGCAGACGGGCGACATCCACAAGATTCGCCACATCGTCATCATCATGCAAGAGAACCGCTCGTTCGATTCCTACTTCGGAACCTATCCCGGCGCCGACGGAATTCCGATGAAGGACGGGGTGCCGACGGTCTGCGTTCCCGATCCGCGCGGCGGCAACTGCGTGCAGCCGTATCACGACGCCGACGATCTCAACCGGGGCGCTCCGCACTCGATGCACGCGGCGCGCGCCGACATCGACGGCGGCAGGATGGACGGCTTCATCGATCAGGCCGAGCACGGGCGCCGCGTTTGTCGCGATCCCAACGCGCCGAACTGTCCCGGCAGCACCGAGATCATGGGCTATCACGACGCGCGCGAGATTCCCAACTACTGGCGGTACGCGCACGATTACGTGCTGCAGGACCATCTCTTCCAGCCCAACGCCTCGTGGAGTCTGCCGCAGCATCTCTTCATGGTCTCCGAGTGGTCGGCGTCGTGCTCGCAGATCGGCGATCCGATGAGCTGTACGAACGAGCTGCAGAGTCCCGACTATCCGCGCGACTTCGATCCGCGCAACGAGCGCGCGCATCCGCCCGGGCGCCCCGACTACGCGTGGACCGATATTACCTATCTGCTCCACCAGCGCGGCGTCAGTTGGGCCTACTACGTGATGGCCGGCACGGAGCCCGATTGCGCGAACGACATGGACGCCTGCGCCGCAGTCCCGCAGAAAGCGAAGACGCCGGGCATCTGGAACGTGCTTCCGTCGTTCGATACCGTTAAGCGCGACGGCGAACTGGGTAACGTTCGCGACCTGCGCGACTTCTACGTCGCGGCCGCAAACGGCACGCTTCCCAGCGTCGTCTGGATCTGTCCGGCCGCGCCGTATAGCGAGCATCCGCCGGCGCTCGTCAGCCGCGGCCAGGCTTACGTCACCGGCCTGATCGACGCGATCATGCGCAGCCCGGATTGGAAGAGCACGGCGATCTTCTTGAGCTGGGACGATTGGGGCGGCTTCTACGATCACGTCGCGCCGCCCACGGTGGACGAGAACGGCTACGGCATCCGCGTGCCGGGCCTCGTCATCAGCCCATACGCGCGGCGCGGATTCGTCGATCATCAGACGTTGAGCCACGACGCCTACGTCAAGTTCATCGAAGACGATTTTCTCGGCGGCTCGCGCATCGATCCGGCGACCGACGGACGCCCCGATCGCCGTCCGACCGTCCGCGAGAACGTCTCGATCCTCGGCGACCTGCGCCGCGACTTCGATTTCACGCAGAGACCGCGGCTGCCGGAAGTTCTTCCCGGCGGCATCGTATGGAACGGGACGCTCTAA
- a CDS encoding ROK family protein, whose translation MQTAIGVDLGGSHVTAAVVTQDGAIHSQHEQDLEDLRFEAVIAALDATIGAALKEAGNAIGIGVGSPGNIDAGTGAVLYSPNFGWEDVPLGEALRKKFGVPVFVGNDARCATLGEYAFGTGRGTKNFVLLTLGTGIGGGIVARGELLLGNRWGAGEIGHHQIRPADGFICSCGKIGCFEAQASGTGLIRHAFAVAPSFPRSGLLDAPRDKLSSKKIRRAAQAGDKHAVAAWNRFIADLAIGLANVIAFVNPETIALGGGVSSAEDFMLDAVRPQADALTTMVPRGTTQIVVASLGNNAGQVGAATMAFRGGLTAGANLAV comes from the coding sequence ATGCAGACGGCTATCGGCGTCGATCTCGGCGGCTCTCACGTAACGGCTGCCGTCGTCACGCAAGACGGCGCAATCCATAGCCAGCACGAGCAAGACCTCGAGGACCTGCGATTCGAGGCGGTGATCGCCGCCCTCGACGCGACGATCGGGGCGGCGCTCAAAGAGGCCGGCAACGCGATCGGCATCGGCGTCGGCTCGCCGGGGAACATCGACGCCGGCACCGGCGCGGTTCTCTACAGCCCGAACTTCGGCTGGGAGGACGTGCCGCTCGGCGAGGCCCTGCGCAAGAAATTCGGGGTGCCGGTCTTCGTCGGAAACGACGCGCGCTGCGCGACGCTCGGCGAGTACGCATTCGGGACCGGGCGGGGAACGAAGAACTTCGTTCTGTTGACGCTGGGAACGGGAATCGGGGGCGGCATCGTCGCGCGCGGCGAGCTGCTGCTCGGGAACCGGTGGGGCGCCGGCGAGATCGGCCACCACCAGATCCGCCCGGCCGACGGCTTCATCTGCAGTTGCGGAAAGATTGGCTGCTTCGAGGCGCAGGCGTCGGGGACGGGGCTGATCCGCCACGCGTTTGCCGTCGCGCCGTCCTTCCCGCGCAGCGGCCTGCTCGACGCGCCGCGCGATAAGCTGAGCTCGAAGAAGATCCGCCGCGCCGCGCAGGCCGGCGACAAGCACGCGGTCGCGGCGTGGAACAGGTTCATCGCCGACCTCGCGATCGGCTTGGCGAACGTCATCGCGTTCGTCAATCCCGAGACGATCGCGCTTGGCGGCGGCGTCTCGAGCGCCGAGGACTTCATGCTCGACGCCGTTCGTCCGCAAGCCGACGCGCTGACGACGATGGTGCCGCGCGGCACGACGCAGATCGTCGTCGCTTCGCTCGGCAACAACGCAGGGCAGGTCGGCGCAGCGACGATGGCGTTTCGCGGCGGTTTGACGGCGGGTGCGAACCTTGCGGTATAA
- a CDS encoding YkgJ family cysteine cluster protein, with amino-acid sequence MQTIDLIKLRRFSSRTGQPTHPELLDARPLEHVNKIEIDEENISIEFDERTTRYYNTTETTRREWVYKYNDDPAFVAAVKKVIDVARSHLRDLPENVACPPGCAECCSGYEPFVSKADVTRLASHLGMSYDETVRRYVVERPSADGYHVGWLRKVGDELADQCIFLMGSRSGRHYCGVYEGRPGDCREFTPIGCEDVDASLPRKTNWKIGPAFQPKRRNGRRNGRRL; translated from the coding sequence ATGCAGACCATCGATCTCATTAAGTTGCGGCGCTTTTCGAGCCGCACCGGACAACCAACCCATCCCGAGCTTCTTGACGCTCGCCCGCTCGAGCACGTCAACAAAATCGAGATCGACGAAGAGAACATCTCGATCGAGTTCGACGAACGGACGACGCGCTATTACAACACGACCGAGACGACGCGCCGCGAATGGGTCTATAAGTATAACGACGACCCGGCGTTCGTCGCGGCCGTCAAGAAAGTAATCGACGTCGCGCGCTCGCATCTGCGCGATCTTCCCGAGAACGTCGCCTGCCCGCCGGGTTGCGCGGAGTGCTGCAGCGGCTACGAGCCGTTCGTCAGCAAGGCGGACGTTACGCGGCTCGCATCGCATCTCGGCATGAGCTACGACGAGACCGTGCGCCGCTACGTCGTCGAGCGGCCGTCGGCCGACGGCTATCACGTCGGCTGGCTGCGCAAGGTCGGCGACGAACTCGCCGATCAGTGCATCTTCCTCATGGGTTCGCGCAGCGGGCGGCACTACTGCGGCGTCTACGAAGGGCGTCCGGGCGACTGCCGCGAGTTCACCCCGATCGGTTGCGAGGACGTGGATGCCTCGCTGCCGCGCAAGACGAACTGGAAGATCGGCCCGGCCTTCCAACCGAAGCGGCGTAACGGCCGGCGCAACGGCCGACGCCTATGA
- a CDS encoding glycoside hydrolase — translation MTAALLAIVVAVSPSFYQALHWRFVGPLRGGRTVAIDGVAGQPNLFYMAAVNGGIWKSEDAGRTWVPIFDGEPTGSIGALAIAPSDPRVIYAGSGEGLQRPDLAVGDGVYKSVDGGATWAHLGLRDGQQIASMAVDPANANRLFVAVLGHPYGPNGERGVYRSLDGGATFQRVLYENENAGAFDVVLDPNDPHVVYATLWAARQMPWEIGGSFEIPGSGIFKSSDGGTTWAPLTNGLPARIGRAEVAVAPSNSNVVYAYADVEQRGDEAGALYRSDDAGAHFTRVNDAAEIAQRGDDLVSLAVDPRDPQTVYLTNTSTYRSTDGGKRLVAIKGAPGGDDYHTVWINPRDPRIIALAADQGAAISVDGGATWSSWYNQPTAQMYHVNADDRFPYWVCGGQQESGSACVRSRGDWGETTQRDWNTVGAQEYGYVVPDPLHPGIFYGGKLERFDEHTGQTQEVSPIALPSKKFRVVRTEPIAFDHFDKHRIYFGANVVFATENGGHSWRVLSPDLTRPLVRGKCLACYGPSDPFLADDPQQGTHRGVVYALAPSYAHAGTIWAGTDDGLVWITRDAGRHWKNVTPPGLTPWSKVAQIDLSRGDDDTAFVAVNRFRLDDLRPYVYVTRDGGATWRLMVDGLPNQPVNAVRQDPVEPRLLYAATENGVDVSFDAAEHWQPLQLDLPHTSVRDLIVHGNDVVVATHGRGFWILDDIEPLRELASGRVALRQGRGEKVLFAPALAYRVRRSTNTDTPLPPEEPAGENPPDGAIIDYALASPARHVSIAILDSSGRPVRTYSSDDAPPQPIQNLDKPAYWERPFVAPATSAGMHRFVWDMRDAPPRALNQDLPISAVPHDTPRVPEGPLVVPGRYTVRVDVDGTILEQPLEIAMDPRVTISSGALQEQYALSRRLVALMNGSYERAMAAAKAGNAKAEGTATMTNDQAAFLLDVVDGADAPPTEQAIEAVTRLEAANGASP, via the coding sequence ATGACTGCCGCGCTGCTCGCGATCGTCGTCGCAGTATCGCCGTCGTTCTATCAGGCGCTGCATTGGCGGTTCGTCGGCCCGCTGCGCGGCGGGCGCACCGTCGCGATCGACGGCGTCGCGGGGCAGCCGAATCTCTTCTACATGGCCGCCGTGAACGGCGGCATCTGGAAGAGCGAGGACGCGGGCCGCACGTGGGTTCCGATCTTCGACGGCGAGCCGACCGGCTCGATCGGCGCGCTCGCGATCGCTCCGAGCGATCCCCGCGTGATCTACGCGGGCAGCGGCGAAGGCCTGCAGCGGCCGGATCTCGCGGTTGGCGACGGCGTCTACAAATCGGTCGACGGCGGCGCGACCTGGGCGCATCTCGGCCTGCGCGACGGACAGCAGATCGCTTCGATGGCGGTGGACCCCGCGAATGCGAACCGGCTCTTCGTCGCGGTGCTCGGCCATCCGTACGGTCCGAACGGCGAGCGCGGCGTCTACCGTTCGCTCGACGGCGGCGCCACGTTCCAGCGCGTCCTCTACGAGAACGAGAACGCCGGCGCGTTCGACGTCGTGCTCGATCCGAACGATCCGCACGTCGTCTATGCGACGCTCTGGGCGGCGCGGCAGATGCCGTGGGAGATCGGCGGCTCGTTCGAGATTCCCGGCAGCGGCATCTTCAAGTCGAGCGACGGCGGCACGACGTGGGCGCCGCTGACGAACGGACTGCCCGCGCGGATCGGCCGCGCCGAGGTTGCCGTGGCGCCGAGCAACTCCAACGTCGTCTACGCGTATGCCGACGTCGAGCAGAGGGGCGATGAGGCCGGCGCGCTCTATCGCAGCGACGACGCCGGCGCGCACTTTACGCGCGTCAACGACGCCGCCGAGATCGCGCAGCGCGGCGACGATCTCGTCTCGCTCGCCGTGGATCCGCGCGATCCGCAGACCGTCTATTTGACGAACACCTCGACCTATCGTTCGACCGACGGCGGCAAGCGGCTCGTCGCGATCAAGGGCGCTCCGGGCGGCGACGACTATCACACCGTGTGGATCAACCCGCGCGACCCGCGCATCATCGCGCTCGCCGCCGATCAGGGCGCGGCGATCTCCGTCGACGGCGGCGCGACCTGGAGCTCGTGGTATAACCAGCCGACGGCGCAGATGTACCACGTCAACGCGGACGACCGGTTCCCGTACTGGGTCTGCGGTGGACAGCAGGAGAGCGGTTCGGCATGCGTGCGCAGCCGCGGCGACTGGGGAGAGACGACGCAGCGCGACTGGAATACGGTCGGCGCGCAAGAGTATGGCTACGTCGTTCCCGATCCGCTCCATCCCGGCATCTTCTACGGCGGGAAGCTCGAGCGGTTCGACGAGCATACGGGGCAGACGCAGGAAGTCTCGCCGATCGCGCTGCCGTCGAAGAAGTTTCGCGTCGTACGCACCGAGCCGATCGCGTTCGACCACTTCGACAAGCACCGGATCTACTTCGGTGCGAACGTCGTTTTCGCGACGGAGAACGGCGGCCACAGTTGGCGCGTCCTCAGCCCCGATCTCACCCGTCCGCTCGTGCGCGGCAAATGCCTCGCGTGTTATGGCCCGTCCGATCCGTTTCTCGCCGACGATCCGCAGCAGGGAACGCATCGCGGCGTCGTCTACGCTCTCGCGCCGTCGTACGCGCATGCCGGCACGATCTGGGCCGGAACCGACGACGGCCTCGTCTGGATCACGCGAGATGCCGGCCGGCATTGGAAGAACGTGACGCCGCCGGGCCTGACGCCGTGGAGCAAGGTGGCGCAGATCGATCTCTCGCGCGGCGACGACGATACCGCGTTCGTCGCGGTCAACCGATTCCGGCTCGACGACCTGCGCCCGTACGTCTACGTGACGCGCGACGGCGGCGCGACGTGGCGGCTGATGGTAGACGGACTGCCGAATCAGCCGGTCAACGCGGTGCGCCAAGATCCCGTCGAGCCGCGGCTGCTCTACGCCGCGACCGAGAACGGCGTCGACGTCTCGTTCGATGCGGCCGAGCACTGGCAGCCGCTCCAACTCGATCTGCCGCACACCTCGGTGCGCGATCTCATCGTCCACGGAAACGACGTCGTCGTCGCGACGCACGGGCGCGGGTTCTGGATTCTCGACGATATCGAACCGCTCCGCGAGTTGGCGAGTGGCCGCGTCGCCCTTCGACAGGGACGGGGTGAGAAGGTTCTCTTCGCGCCGGCGCTTGCGTACCGCGTGCGGCGCAGCACGAACACCGACACGCCGCTTCCGCCCGAGGAGCCGGCCGGCGAGAATCCGCCGGACGGCGCGATTATCGATTACGCGCTCGCGTCGCCGGCGCGGCACGTTTCGATTGCGATTCTCGACTCGAGCGGACGCCCGGTGCGGACCTATTCGAGCGACGACGCGCCGCCGCAGCCGATTCAGAATCTCGATAAGCCGGCCTACTGGGAACGGCCGTTCGTCGCTCCGGCGACGAGCGCGGGGATGCATCGCTTCGTCTGGGATATGCGCGACGCGCCGCCGCGCGCGCTGAATCAGGATCTCCCGATCTCGGCGGTTCCGCACGACACGCCGCGCGTTCCCGAAGGCCCGCTCGTCGTGCCCGGCCGGTATACGGTTCGCGTTGACGTGGACGGAACGATTCTCGAGCAGCCGCTCGAGATCGCGATGGACCCGCGCGTCACGATCTCGAGCGGCGCGCTGCAGGAGCAGTACGCGCTCTCGCGCCGGCTCGTCGCGTTGATGAACGGCAGCTACGAGCGAGCCATGGCCGCCGCGAAGGCCGGAAACGCAAAGGCGGAGGGCACGGCGACGATGACCAACGACCAGGCCGCCTTCTTGCTCGACGTCGTTGACGGCGCCGATGCGCCGCCGACGGAGCAGGCGATCGAAGCGGTTACCCGCCTCGAGGCCGCGAATGGAGCGAGCCCGTAG
- a CDS encoding pyridoxal-phosphate dependent enzyme yields MERRSTVGGPGVGIAEIRAAARLLEGIAHRTPVVTSRTLDERCGARVYVKCENLQRMGAFKFRGAYNFLSSLTAEERERGVVAYSSGNHAQGVALAARLLGIPATILMPFDAPKVKLEATREYGAEVVQYERATSHREEIAKSMAAERGATLVPPFDDPRIVAGAGTAALELLEDVPDLEAIVVPVGGGGLLSGTALAAHGVNSEIAIYGVEPQAGDDVAQSLARGERVTIPVPKTIADGLQTTAPSELTFAIARDHARAVVTVSDEALRDAMRFAFERMKLVIEPSGAAPLAALLQKRIAEIAGKRVGAIVSGGNIDGRRFAELLDERST; encoded by the coding sequence TTGGAACGTCGGTCCACCGTAGGCGGACCCGGAGTCGGAATCGCCGAGATCCGCGCCGCGGCGCGGCTACTCGAAGGGATCGCGCACAGAACCCCGGTCGTAACCTCGCGCACGCTCGACGAGCGCTGCGGCGCGCGCGTCTACGTGAAGTGCGAGAACCTCCAGCGGATGGGCGCGTTCAAATTTCGCGGCGCCTATAATTTCCTCTCGTCGCTGACGGCCGAGGAGCGCGAGCGCGGCGTCGTTGCCTATTCGAGCGGCAACCACGCGCAGGGCGTCGCGCTTGCGGCGCGTCTGCTCGGCATCCCGGCCACGATCCTCATGCCCTTCGACGCGCCGAAAGTGAAGTTGGAGGCGACGCGCGAGTACGGCGCCGAGGTCGTGCAGTACGAGCGCGCGACGTCGCACCGCGAAGAGATCGCCAAGAGCATGGCTGCGGAGCGCGGCGCGACGCTCGTGCCGCCGTTCGACGATCCGCGCATCGTCGCCGGCGCCGGAACCGCCGCGCTGGAACTGTTGGAGGACGTGCCCGATCTCGAGGCGATCGTCGTGCCGGTCGGCGGCGGCGGCCTGCTCTCGGGCACCGCGCTCGCAGCCCATGGGGTGAACTCGGAGATCGCGATCTACGGCGTCGAGCCGCAGGCCGGCGACGACGTCGCGCAGTCGCTCGCGCGCGGGGAGCGCGTAACGATCCCGGTGCCGAAGACGATCGCCGACGGCCTGCAGACGACCGCGCCGAGCGAGCTCACCTTCGCGATCGCGCGCGATCACGCGCGCGCGGTCGTGACCGTCAGCGACGAAGCGTTGCGCGACGCGATGCGCTTCGCGTTCGAACGCATGAAGCTCGTCATCGAGCCGAGCGGCGCCGCGCCGCTGGCCGCGCTCTTGCAGAAACGGATCGCGGAGATCGCGGGAAAGCGCGTGGGCGCGATCGTCAGCGGCGGCAACATTGACGGCCGCCGCTTCGCCGAGTTGCTCGACGAGCGTTCTACATAG
- a CDS encoding peptide chain release factor 3, producing the protein MTIAENVRKRRTFAIISHPDAGKTTLTEKLLLYGGAIHVAGQVSARKRQRQATSDWMALERERGISITSTVLQFPYRGYTINLLDTPGHQDFGEDTYRTLLAADSAVMLIDAAKGVEPQTRKLFAICRERGIPLFTFMNKLDRPSRDPLELLDELESVLGIGAFPMNWPLGSGDEFHGVYDRRARTVHVFERAAHGATRASVSVTDVRDPQLRAMVSAPVYEQFREGIELLDGAGERFDREAMLRGETTPVFFGSAVTNFGVQLFLDEFVEMAPAPTPRAGVDPDGDAFTGFVFKIQANMDPRHRDRVAFVRVCSGEFARDMTVRNARTGAQIRLSRAMRLFADDRESLDVAYAGDVVGLANPGAFAIGDTLYEGAAVEFPPIPAFAPEHFASVRSADVAGYKAFGKGISQLREEGAVQVFYPWGTPRTEPMLGAVGELQFDVAKYRLESEYNVKTIFTTLPYALARHVEGEREQIAQAHLPSNAKMVEDWEGRPAALFESEWSVRLAQEWNPQLRFVRFSAQTGEEALAS; encoded by the coding sequence GTGACCATCGCCGAGAACGTGCGCAAGCGTCGAACGTTCGCCATCATCTCGCATCCCGACGCGGGCAAGACGACGCTCACCGAGAAGCTGCTGCTCTACGGCGGAGCGATTCACGTCGCCGGGCAGGTCTCCGCCCGCAAGCGCCAGCGGCAGGCGACGAGCGACTGGATGGCGCTGGAGCGCGAGCGCGGCATCTCGATCACCTCGACCGTGCTGCAGTTCCCGTATCGGGGTTACACGATCAACCTGCTCGACACGCCGGGCCACCAGGATTTCGGTGAGGATACCTATCGCACGCTGCTCGCCGCCGACAGCGCCGTCATGCTGATCGACGCGGCGAAAGGCGTCGAGCCGCAGACGAGAAAGCTCTTCGCGATCTGCCGCGAACGCGGCATCCCGCTCTTTACCTTCATGAACAAACTCGATCGCCCGAGCCGCGATCCGCTCGAGCTGCTCGACGAACTCGAGAGCGTGCTCGGCATCGGCGCCTTTCCGATGAACTGGCCGCTCGGGAGCGGAGACGAGTTCCACGGCGTCTACGATCGCCGCGCGCGCACCGTCCACGTCTTCGAGCGCGCCGCGCACGGCGCGACGCGAGCATCGGTCTCCGTCACCGACGTGCGCGATCCGCAGCTCCGGGCGATGGTCAGCGCGCCCGTCTACGAGCAGTTCCGCGAGGGCATCGAACTGCTCGACGGCGCCGGGGAACGGTTCGACCGCGAGGCGATGCTGCGCGGCGAGACGACGCCGGTCTTTTTTGGGAGCGCCGTCACGAACTTCGGCGTGCAGCTCTTCCTCGACGAGTTCGTCGAGATGGCGCCCGCCCCGACGCCGCGCGCCGGCGTCGATCCGGATGGCGACGCCTTCACCGGCTTCGTCTTCAAAATTCAGGCGAACATGGACCCGCGCCATCGCGACCGGGTCGCGTTCGTGCGCGTCTGCTCCGGCGAGTTCGCGCGCGACATGACCGTTCGCAACGCCCGCACCGGCGCGCAGATCCGCCTCTCGCGCGCGATGCGCCTCTTCGCCGACGATCGCGAGTCGCTCGACGTCGCCTACGCCGGCGACGTCGTCGGCCTCGCTAATCCCGGCGCCTTCGCGATCGGCGACACGCTCTACGAAGGCGCGGCGGTCGAGTTTCCGCCGATCCCCGCGTTCGCGCCGGAGCACTTCGCGTCGGTGCGCAGCGCCGACGTCGCCGGCTACAAAGCGTTCGGCAAGGGCATCTCGCAACTGCGCGAAGAGGGCGCCGTGCAGGTCTTCTACCCGTGGGGCACGCCGCGTACCGAGCCGATGCTCGGCGCCGTCGGCGAGCTGCAGTTCGACGTCGCGAAGTACCGGCTCGAATCCGAATACAACGTCAAGACGATCTTCACGACGCTGCCGTACGCGCTCGCGCGCCACGTCGAGGGCGAACGCGAGCAGATCGCGCAAGCGCACCTTCCATCGAATGCAAAGATGGTCGAGGATTGGGAGGGCCGGCCCGCGGCGCTCTTCGAGAGCGAGTGGAGCGTCCGCCTCGCGCAGGAGTGGAACCCGCAGCTGCGGTTCGTTCGCTTCTCCGCTCAGACCGGCGAAGAAGCGCTGGCCTCGTGA
- a CDS encoding glycosidase — protein sequence MHQRTYRNRARAPERIESLAVRVERLGVVLEPDGDPKEACGILNPGATRAADRSLLLYPRCVAEGNISRVGTVRTQALAEGFKTDRLAFALEPKAAYEKRPHPGYGCEDPRVTHVPAIESYVMTYTAFGPDGPRIAIAISDDGYRWRRLGLAQFAGTANVVGDDKDAAFFPEPVISPEGRRSLAFYHRPMLHLSSVDGRAAIPMIERMPYEDRESIRIAYVPLGPVLKNRANICHVAESVQVLSPDAQWGSIKIGAGTPPVRVVIGGVEGWMSAFHGVDSVGERGRKPHLRYSAGVVIHDIERPDTILYRSPKPVLVPETRRERYGVVNNVVFPTGLDPRPDLGELTYDVYYGMGDFSVGAARMVIASS from the coding sequence TTGCATCAACGTACTTACCGTAACCGGGCGCGCGCGCCGGAACGGATCGAAAGCCTCGCCGTGCGCGTCGAGCGGCTCGGCGTCGTGCTCGAGCCCGACGGCGATCCGAAGGAAGCCTGCGGCATTCTCAACCCCGGCGCGACGCGCGCCGCGGACCGCTCGCTGCTGCTCTACCCGCGCTGCGTCGCCGAAGGAAACATCTCGCGCGTCGGCACCGTCCGCACGCAGGCGCTCGCCGAGGGCTTCAAAACCGACCGGCTTGCCTTCGCGCTCGAGCCGAAGGCCGCGTACGAAAAGCGTCCGCATCCGGGATACGGCTGCGAGGATCCGCGCGTCACGCACGTCCCGGCGATCGAATCGTACGTGATGACGTATACCGCGTTCGGTCCGGACGGCCCGCGCATCGCGATCGCGATCTCCGACGACGGCTATCGCTGGCGGCGCCTCGGTCTGGCGCAGTTCGCCGGCACCGCCAACGTCGTCGGCGACGACAAAGACGCTGCGTTCTTTCCCGAGCCCGTCATCTCGCCCGAAGGGCGGCGCTCGCTGGCCTTCTATCATCGCCCGATGCTCCATCTCTCGAGCGTCGACGGACGCGCGGCGATTCCGATGATCGAACGCATGCCCTACGAAGATCGCGAGTCGATCCGCATCGCGTACGTGCCGCTCGGCCCGGTGCTGAAGAATCGCGCGAACATCTGTCACGTCGCCGAGAGCGTGCAGGTGCTCTCCCCCGACGCGCAATGGGGCTCGATCAAGATCGGCGCCGGGACGCCGCCGGTGCGCGTCGTTATCGGCGGCGTCGAGGGCTGGATGTCGGCCTTTCACGGCGTGGACTCCGTCGGCGAGCGCGGCCGCAAACCGCATCTGCGCTACAGCGCGGGCGTGGTGATTCACGATATCGAGCGGCCCGACACGATCCTCTACCGCTCGCCGAAGCCCGTGCTCGTTCCGGAGACGCGCCGCGAGCGATACGGCGTGGTCAACAACGTCGTCTTTCCGACGGGGCTCGATCCGCGCCCCGATCTCGGCGAGCTGACGTACGACGTCTACTACGGGATGGGCGATTTCTCGGTCGGCGCCGCCCGGATGGTGATCGCTTCTTCGTAA
- a CDS encoding COX15/CtaA family protein → MKRLLTLALAADLAALITLMLGSWTRINGAGLTCPDWPLCHGRLLPALSDGTLWEWSHRLLAFSVAPLVVALVVVAWRQRAASPFIAPTIASIAALFAAQVFLGAETVRLGNSPLSVVAHWATAMALIAALSAMAVFAAVSAQPHGGRAHGSPVLAIVLGLTAAVAFATMCVGAYVSSSGAGLACLSIPGCAGNVVVYTHGQFAQMLHRSAAAATLLCAAGALALAWAQNASSRVRIAIGAGIALVAVQVLLGLLNVALRLPTDLREAHAANAAFVFLAFFVAATFAALDVPVRVPARR, encoded by the coding sequence ATGAAGCGTCTCCTGACTCTCGCGCTGGCCGCCGATCTCGCCGCCCTCATCACCCTGATGCTGGGCAGTTGGACGCGGATCAACGGCGCAGGCCTCACCTGCCCGGACTGGCCGCTCTGTCACGGACGCCTGCTCCCCGCGCTGAGCGACGGAACGCTCTGGGAGTGGTCGCACCGCTTGCTTGCGTTTTCGGTCGCGCCGCTCGTCGTCGCGCTCGTCGTCGTCGCGTGGCGTCAGCGCGCCGCCTCGCCGTTCATCGCGCCGACGATCGCCTCGATCGCCGCACTCTTCGCGGCGCAAGTCTTTCTCGGCGCCGAAACCGTTCGACTCGGCAACTCGCCTCTCTCCGTCGTCGCGCACTGGGCGACGGCGATGGCGCTGATCGCCGCGCTCTCCGCGATGGCGGTATTCGCCGCGGTCTCCGCGCAGCCGCACGGCGGCCGCGCGCACGGATCGCCGGTGCTCGCAATCGTGCTCGGCCTTACCGCGGCGGTCGCGTTCGCGACGATGTGCGTCGGCGCGTACGTCAGCTCGAGCGGAGCAGGGCTCGCGTGCCTCTCCATTCCGGGCTGCGCCGGCAACGTCGTCGTCTACACGCACGGCCAGTTCGCGCAGATGCTCCATCGCTCTGCCGCGGCCGCGACGCTCCTCTGCGCCGCCGGCGCGCTCGCCCTCGCTTGGGCGCAGAACGCATCGTCGCGCGTTCGCATCGCGATCGGCGCCGGCATCGCGCTCGTCGCGGTGCAGGTACTGCTCGGCCTCCTCAACGTCGCGCTGCGCCTGCCGACCGATCTGCGCGAGGCCCATGCCGCAAACGCGGCGTTCGTCTTCCTCGCCTTCTTCGTCGCGGCGACGTTCGCGGCGCTCGACGTTCCGGTGCGAGTGCCCGCGCGCCGATGA